A region of Geobacillus sp. 46C-IIa DNA encodes the following proteins:
- the tatA gene encoding twin-arginine translocase TatA/TatE family subunit: MKYILIVLVILLLFGTKKLPELGRSFGQSLREFKDATKGLADDEENKTDR; this comes from the coding sequence GTGAAATACATTTTGATTGTCCTTGTGATTTTGCTGCTGTTTGGCACGAAAAAATTGCCGGAGTTAGGGCGGTCGTTCGGCCAGTCGTTGCGCGAGTTTAAGGACGCGACGAAAGGGCTGGCCGATGATGAGGAAAACAAAACTGACCGATGA
- the tatC gene encoding twin-arginine translocase subunit TatC codes for MNDKEMSVYEHLGELRKRLIIVLFFFAAALVASFFFVDDVIVYLQQTAEAKELTMNAFRLTDPIKVYFQFAFVIAAVLSAPVLLYQIWAFVSPGLYEKERRVTLSYIPASVFLFLAGVGFAYFVLFPFVVRFMNELADRLGIQQMIGINEYFQFLLQLVLPFGIVFQLPIVVLFFTRLGIITPQFLVRIRKYAYLALLILAAFITPPDMLSQVIVMIPLTLLYEGSIWVAKVGYRKAQLAAEQESGE; via the coding sequence ATGAACGACAAAGAAATGTCGGTGTATGAACATCTTGGCGAACTGCGGAAGCGGCTGATCATTGTGCTCTTCTTTTTTGCCGCGGCGCTCGTCGCCAGTTTCTTTTTTGTCGATGATGTCATTGTGTATTTACAACAAACCGCTGAGGCAAAAGAGTTGACAATGAACGCCTTCCGCCTCACTGATCCGATTAAAGTATATTTTCAGTTTGCCTTCGTGATTGCCGCTGTGCTGTCTGCTCCGGTATTGCTGTACCAAATTTGGGCGTTTGTCAGCCCGGGGTTGTATGAAAAAGAGCGGAGGGTGACGCTCAGCTACATTCCGGCATCGGTTTTCCTTTTTTTAGCGGGTGTAGGCTTTGCCTACTTTGTCTTGTTTCCGTTCGTCGTCCGGTTTATGAATGAGCTCGCCGATCGGCTTGGCATCCAACAAATGATCGGCATTAACGAATATTTTCAGTTTTTGCTTCAGCTTGTGCTGCCGTTTGGCATCGTGTTTCAGTTGCCGATCGTTGTCCTGTTTTTCACCCGCTTAGGGATCATTACGCCGCAGTTTCTCGTGCGCATCCGCAAATATGCGTATTTGGCGCTGCTGATTTTGGCGGCGTTCATTACACCGCCCGATATGCTCTCGCAGGTGATCGTCATGATTCCGCTCACGCTTTTATATGAAGGGAGCATTTGGGTTGCAAAAGTTGGCTACCGAAAGGCGCAATTAGCGGCGGAGCAAGAAAGCGGCGAGTAA
- a CDS encoding CPBP family intramembrane glutamic endopeptidase, with the protein MKRHYWYVMITYIAMQLSAFIGVPLLRALGVGQGAETRLEAAQLASGYWAVISFLAAFVIILWLLRGDRDEWEMRRLPLASSWMWAIFGVVLALAAQSIAANIEWRLLGIEPGSENTRQIINIIRLTPLLVIVTSVIGPILEELIFRKIIFGSLYKKYNFWLAALVSSLLFAVVHMELEHLLLYTAMGLTFAFLYAKTGRIFVPIFAHVAMNTFVVAVQLLLADELENMMRQAELPLAVWRFWL; encoded by the coding sequence TTGAAACGCCATTACTGGTATGTCATGATCACGTATATCGCCATGCAGCTGTCCGCCTTTATCGGTGTGCCGCTTCTGCGTGCTCTCGGCGTCGGCCAAGGGGCAGAAACCCGCTTGGAGGCGGCGCAGCTCGCTTCCGGGTATTGGGCGGTCATCAGCTTTCTGGCCGCCTTTGTCATCATTTTATGGCTGCTTCGCGGCGACCGCGATGAATGGGAGATGCGGCGATTGCCCCTCGCTTCGTCATGGATGTGGGCGATCTTTGGCGTCGTTTTGGCACTTGCCGCCCAAAGCATCGCCGCTAACATCGAATGGCGTCTGCTTGGCATCGAACCAGGTTCGGAAAACACAAGGCAAATCATTAATATCATCCGTCTGACGCCGCTTTTAGTCATCGTCACTTCCGTCATCGGCCCGATTTTGGAAGAACTCATTTTCCGCAAAATCATTTTCGGTTCGCTTTATAAAAAATACAACTTTTGGCTAGCTGCGCTCGTGAGCTCGCTTCTTTTTGCCGTCGTCCATATGGAGCTTGAGCATTTGCTTTTGTACACGGCGATGGGGCTGACATTCGCCTTTTTGTATGCGAAAACCGGCCGCATTTTCGTGCCGATTTTCGCCCATGTGGCGATGAATACGTTTGTTGTCGCCGTTCAACTTTTGTTGGCTGATGAGTTGGAAAACATGATGCGCCAAGCCGAGCTGCCGCTGGCGGTCTGGAGGTTTTGGCTATGA
- a CDS encoding redox-sensing transcriptional repressor Rex — protein sequence MSNDQPKIPQATAKRLPLYYRFLKNLHASGKQRVSSAELSEAVKVDPATIRRDFSYFGALGKKGYGYNVNYLLSFFRQTLEEDEVTEVALFGVGNLGTAFLNYNFSKNNNTKIVMAFDVDERKVGTTVGGVPVYHLDELEERLRGDIPVAILTVPAAAAQALTDRLVARGIKGILNFTPARLNVPNHIRVHHIDLAIELQSLVYFLKNYPSSS from the coding sequence ATGAGCAACGACCAACCGAAAATTCCGCAGGCAACCGCGAAACGGCTGCCGCTGTACTACCGGTTTTTAAAGAACTTACATGCGTCGGGAAAACAGCGTGTATCCTCAGCCGAACTGAGCGAGGCGGTCAAAGTCGACCCGGCGACGATCCGCCGCGATTTCTCGTATTTTGGCGCGCTCGGCAAAAAAGGGTACGGGTATAATGTCAATTATTTGTTGTCGTTTTTCCGCCAGACGCTTGAAGAGGATGAAGTGACGGAAGTCGCTTTGTTCGGTGTGGGGAATTTAGGAACCGCCTTTTTAAACTATAATTTTTCAAAAAACAACAATACAAAAATCGTGATGGCGTTTGATGTGGATGAGCGGAAAGTGGGGACGACGGTCGGCGGGGTGCCGGTTTATCATCTCGATGAACTCGAGGAGCGGCTTCGCGGCGATATTCCGGTCGCCATTTTAACCGTGCCGGCCGCCGCCGCTCAAGCGCTGACCGACCGCCTTGTCGCTCGGGGGATTAAAGGCATCTTAAACTTCACCCCGGCGCGGCTGAACGTGCCGAACCATATCCGCGTTCATCATATCGATTTGGCCATTGAATTGCAGTCGCTTGTCTATTTTTTGAAAAACTATCCATCGTCATCATAA
- the moaC gene encoding cyclic pyranopterin monophosphate synthase MoaC, with translation MSSFTHFNEQGRAKMVDITNKEDTVRVAVAKTSVTVSEEIYEKMTNHAIGKGDVLAVAQVAGVMAAKKTADLIPMCHPLMLKSVDIAFSWENEADVYKLVITATVKTKGSTGVEMEALTAASVCALTVYDMCKALDKGMIIGPTYLVEKTGGKSSHYRRKTD, from the coding sequence TTGTCGTCGTTTACTCATTTCAATGAACAAGGACGCGCGAAAATGGTCGATATTACGAACAAGGAAGATACGGTACGAGTGGCAGTGGCGAAAACGAGTGTCACCGTCAGTGAAGAGATTTATGAAAAAATGACGAACCACGCCATCGGGAAAGGGGACGTGTTGGCTGTAGCCCAAGTGGCCGGGGTGATGGCGGCAAAAAAAACGGCTGATCTGATTCCGATGTGCCACCCGCTCATGTTAAAAAGCGTTGATATCGCATTTTCTTGGGAAAACGAAGCGGATGTATATAAACTTGTCATCACCGCAACAGTGAAAACGAAAGGGAGCACAGGGGTGGAAATGGAAGCGCTGACGGCCGCCTCGGTATGCGCGTTGACGGTGTATGACATGTGCAAAGCACTCGATAAAGGGATGATCATCGGTCCGACGTATTTGGTCGAGAAAACGGGCGGGAAGTCCAGCCATTATCGACGGAAAACCGATTAG
- a CDS encoding YdiK family protein, protein MMRRPRLFSLPYFILGVLFTYLAIESAHETIWNASTIALAALAAFDFGTAFRLLFTPKR, encoded by the coding sequence ATGATGCGCCGCCCTCGGCTGTTTTCGCTGCCGTACTTCATCCTAGGTGTATTGTTTACGTATTTGGCGATCGAAAGCGCTCATGAAACGATTTGGAACGCCTCGACGATCGCCTTGGCGGCGCTCGCCGCTTTTGATTTTGGCACCGCCTTTCGCCTGTTGTTCACACCGAAACGATGA